The proteins below are encoded in one region of Streptomyces cyanogenus:
- a CDS encoding ABC transporter substrate-binding protein, protein MRTPSRRRPRATLALAAAGTLLAPLLSGCWAGAGGTGSGGDSINVLMVNNPQMTELQKLTAAHFTKDTGIKVNFTVLPENDVRDKISQDFANQAGQYDVATLSNYEIPIYARNGWLHEMNSYVAKDPSYDEQDVLKPMRQSLTGDDGKLYGQPFYGESSFLMYRKDVFAAKGLTMPAHPTWQQVADLAAKADGARPGMRGICLRGLPGWGELMAPLTTVVNTFGGTWFDKDWKARLDSPAFEKATKFYVGLVRGHGESGAAQSGFAECLNNMTQGKVAMWYDATSAAGLLEAAGSPVKGRLGYAPAPVEHTGSSGWLYTWAWGIQQASRNPDKAWKFVSWASGKGYEQLVGETSGWSNVPAGKRASTYTNADYRKSAAAFQEMTKEAIESARPNDPGVQPRPAPGIQFVGIPEFTDLGTRVSQEISAAIAGRQSVDSALKKSQALAEQISKEYEGR, encoded by the coding sequence ATGCGCACCCCGAGCCGACGGAGGCCGCGAGCCACGCTCGCCCTGGCCGCCGCAGGGACGCTGCTCGCCCCGCTGCTCTCCGGCTGCTGGGCCGGCGCCGGCGGGACCGGTTCCGGCGGCGACTCCATCAACGTGCTGATGGTCAACAACCCCCAGATGACCGAGCTGCAGAAGCTGACCGCCGCCCACTTCACCAAGGACACCGGCATCAAGGTCAACTTCACGGTCCTGCCCGAGAACGACGTCCGCGACAAGATCAGCCAGGACTTCGCCAACCAGGCCGGCCAGTACGACGTGGCCACCCTGTCGAACTACGAGATACCGATCTACGCCCGCAACGGCTGGCTGCACGAGATGAACTCGTACGTCGCGAAGGACCCGTCGTACGACGAGCAGGACGTGCTGAAACCGATGCGCCAGTCCCTCACCGGGGACGACGGCAAGCTCTACGGGCAGCCGTTCTACGGCGAGTCGTCCTTCCTCATGTACCGCAAGGACGTGTTCGCGGCGAAGGGGCTGACGATGCCCGCCCACCCGACCTGGCAGCAGGTCGCCGACCTCGCCGCCAAGGCGGACGGCGCCCGGCCCGGGATGCGGGGCATCTGCCTGCGCGGGCTGCCCGGCTGGGGCGAGCTGATGGCACCGCTCACGACGGTCGTGAACACCTTCGGCGGCACCTGGTTCGACAAGGACTGGAAGGCGCGGCTGGACTCCCCGGCCTTCGAGAAGGCGACGAAGTTCTACGTCGGCCTGGTCCGCGGGCACGGCGAGTCCGGCGCCGCCCAGTCCGGCTTCGCCGAATGCCTGAACAACATGACCCAGGGCAAGGTCGCCATGTGGTACGACGCCACCTCCGCGGCCGGACTGCTGGAGGCGGCCGGCTCCCCGGTCAAGGGCAGGCTCGGCTACGCCCCCGCCCCCGTCGAGCACACCGGGTCCTCCGGCTGGCTCTACACCTGGGCCTGGGGCATCCAGCAGGCCTCCCGCAACCCCGACAAGGCCTGGAAGTTCGTCTCCTGGGCGTCCGGCAAGGGGTACGAGCAGCTGGTCGGCGAGACCAGCGGCTGGTCGAACGTCCCGGCGGGCAAACGGGCCTCGACCTACACCAACGCCGACTACCGGAAGTCGGCCGCCGCGTTCCAGGAGATGACCAAGGAGGCCATCGAGAGCGCCCGGCCGAACGACCCCGGCGTGCAGCCGCGGCCCGCGCCCGGCATCCAGTTCGTCGGCATCCCCGAGTTCACCGACCTCGGCACCAGGGTCTCCCAGGAGATCAGCGCGGCCATCGCCGGACGCCAGTCCGTCGACTCGGCCCTGAAGAAGTCGCAGGCGCTCGCCGAGCAGATCTCCAAGGAGTACGAGGGACGATGA
- a CDS encoding carbohydrate ABC transporter permease, giving the protein MTATTTAPLAATDERTVGQPSARLRAWATRAPLLPALAFMIVVTQLPFVATLVISFFDWNALYPKARRFTGLDNYRQVLTDADLRHSVWTTVLLTAGVVLASLVLGLALALLLDRRFRGRGIVRTLLIAPFLVVPVAAALLWKHVLYNPEYGLLNGLLHYVGGPQPDWVSRTPLLAVEASLVWQWTPFMMLILLAGLQSRDQQQIEAARVDGASDWQIFRHLTLPHLRRYLELGALLGSIYIVQNFDAVFTITSGGLGTANLPYTVYQSFYQAHENGLASAAGVLVVIGSIVIATFALRVVSSLFREEVSRA; this is encoded by the coding sequence ATGACAGCGACGACCACGGCCCCCCTCGCGGCCACCGACGAACGGACCGTCGGGCAGCCCTCGGCCCGGCTGCGCGCCTGGGCCACCCGCGCCCCGCTCCTGCCCGCCCTCGCCTTCATGATCGTGGTGACCCAGCTGCCCTTCGTGGCCACGCTGGTGATCTCCTTCTTCGACTGGAACGCCCTCTACCCCAAGGCCCGCCGCTTCACCGGCCTGGACAACTACCGCCAAGTGCTGACCGACGCGGACCTGCGCCATTCGGTGTGGACGACCGTGCTGCTCACGGCGGGCGTGGTGCTGGCCAGCCTGGTCCTGGGCCTCGCGCTGGCGCTGCTGCTGGACCGGAGGTTCCGCGGCCGGGGCATCGTCCGCACCCTCCTCATCGCGCCCTTCCTGGTGGTGCCGGTGGCTGCGGCCCTGCTCTGGAAGCATGTGCTCTACAACCCTGAGTACGGCTTGTTGAACGGGTTGCTGCACTATGTGGGCGGCCCACAGCCGGACTGGGTCTCGCGCACCCCGCTGCTCGCGGTCGAGGCCTCCCTGGTGTGGCAGTGGACGCCGTTCATGATGCTGATCCTGCTGGCCGGGCTGCAGAGCCGGGACCAGCAGCAGATCGAGGCCGCCCGGGTCGACGGCGCGAGCGACTGGCAGATCTTCCGCCATCTGACCCTGCCCCACCTGCGCCGCTATCTGGAGCTGGGCGCGCTGCTGGGCTCGATCTACATCGTCCAGAACTTCGACGCGGTCTTCACGATCACGTCCGGCGGCCTGGGCACCGCCAACCTGCCGTACACCGTCTACCAGAGCTTCTACCAGGCCCACGAGAACGGCCTGGCCTCGGCCGCCGGCGTCCTGGTGGTCATCGGCTCGATCGTCATCGCGACCTTCGCCCTGCGCGTGGTGTCGTCCCTGTTCCGCGAGGAGGTGTCCCGCGCATGA